The following proteins come from a genomic window of Phnomibacter ginsenosidimutans:
- a CDS encoding lytic transglycosylase domain-containing protein, which produces MFFSIAMLMTVAAAATDPKVKPAEKKDTTGGKGLEEKGFRNLFVNTPGTNGVAAAPQLNPQVLPFVEDYLKKHEKHLQSMKGWAGPYFSMMDAILQSYGLPKELKYLAVIESNLQSYAQSWAGAVGPWQFMPETGRRMGLRITYRFDERTDYYKSTHAAAKYLRELHDQLGDWLLVIAAYNGGPGNVQSAIRKSGSRDFWKLQFYLPQESRNHVKKFISTHYIMEGAAGQTTSTKEEWANHQTKMVDQIAQMQTQLDPAVLNSTATTEVQGRYNSVVVANALAMDINTFNALNPGFDAIVNTEKGYTLRIPTDKMEFFKTNRFNILYQSVVATMQQATNRSTQYPATEAKPAAKKSLN; this is translated from the coding sequence TTGTTTTTCAGCATAGCCATGCTGATGACAGTTGCAGCTGCTGCCACCGACCCTAAAGTGAAACCTGCGGAAAAGAAAGACACAACTGGAGGAAAGGGTTTGGAAGAAAAGGGATTTCGCAATTTGTTTGTGAACACACCCGGCACAAATGGTGTAGCGGCTGCGCCACAGCTCAATCCGCAGGTATTGCCTTTTGTTGAAGACTACCTGAAAAAGCACGAAAAGCATTTGCAATCAATGAAGGGTTGGGCTGGTCCCTACTTTTCCATGATGGATGCCATTTTGCAGAGCTATGGTTTGCCAAAAGAACTGAAATACCTCGCCGTTATAGAAAGCAATTTGCAGTCGTATGCGCAAAGCTGGGCAGGAGCTGTTGGACCATGGCAGTTTATGCCGGAAACAGGCCGCAGAATGGGCCTGCGCATCACTTACCGATTCGACGAACGTACCGATTACTATAAGAGCACCCATGCTGCAGCCAAATACCTGCGGGAGTTGCATGACCAATTGGGTGATTGGCTGCTGGTGATTGCAGCCTACAATGGTGGCCCTGGCAATGTACAATCTGCCATTCGCAAAAGTGGCAGCCGCGATTTCTGGAAGTTGCAATTTTACCTGCCACAAGAAAGTCGCAACCACGTGAAGAAATTCATCAGCACACATTACATTATGGAAGGTGCTGCGGGACAAACGACAAGCACCAAAGAAGAGTGGGCCAACCATCAAACTAAGATGGTAGATCAGATTGCACAAATGCAAACACAGTTGGACCCGGCTGTGCTCAACAGTACGGCCACAACAGAAGTGCAGGGCCGTTACAACTCTGTAGTGGTTGCCAATGCGCTGGCTATGGACATCAACACGTTCAATGCACTGAACCCTGGCTTTGATGCCATAGTAAATACAGAAAAGGGTTACACGCTGCGCATTCCAACCGACAAGATGGAATTTTTCAAAACCAACCGGTTTAATATTCTTTACCAATCGGTGGTGGCTACCATGCAGCAAGCTACCAATCGCA
- the gatA gene encoding Asp-tRNA(Asn)/Glu-tRNA(Gln) amidotransferase subunit GatA, whose product MSFQFSGISQYHQQIQTGTATCVATVQHYLQQIANAKPLNAILHVFEQEAMAQAAELDAAVAAGKPLLPLHGVVVTIKDVLNYEGQPVTAGSHMLEGYKAVYSATAVKRLLDAGAIIIGSTNCDEFAMGSTNENCAHGVVRNAADPNRVPGGSSGGAAVAVQAGLCMIAIGSDTGGSVRQPADYCGVVGLKPSYGRISRYGLIAYASSFDCVGVLGQSVADVAAVYDVLAGPDGLDSTAMQDQPTPAVTALGTAQKPLRFAWLQPTLGETSPDAEIQSAIRNTFAQLEAAGHTVTAVPFDLMEYIVPTYYVLTTAEASSNLGRFDGIRYGHAAKGNADDLTAFYKQNRSEGFGTEVKRRIMLGTFVLSAGYFDAYFTKAQQVRAKIVAETSLIFSAFDAILMPVSPTIAPLLGELNQDPVSMYLADIYTVFANLAGIPGLALPLYKHSNGMPFGLQVLCNRGEEVLLHRIGAYLEASFKSN is encoded by the coding sequence ATGTCGTTTCAGTTTTCAGGCATTAGCCAATACCATCAGCAAATACAGACCGGTACTGCTACTTGCGTAGCTACTGTGCAGCATTATTTACAGCAAATAGCCAATGCCAAACCGCTCAATGCCATCCTGCATGTTTTTGAGCAAGAGGCCATGGCACAGGCCGCAGAACTGGATGCTGCTGTAGCTGCCGGCAAACCATTGCTGCCACTGCATGGCGTGGTAGTTACTATCAAAGATGTGCTCAACTACGAAGGGCAGCCTGTAACGGCTGGTTCTCATATGCTTGAAGGGTATAAGGCAGTGTATTCTGCCACTGCCGTCAAACGTTTGCTGGATGCTGGCGCCATCATTATTGGTTCTACCAATTGCGATGAATTTGCGATGGGCAGTACCAACGAAAACTGTGCTCATGGAGTGGTGCGGAATGCTGCCGACCCTAACCGGGTACCCGGTGGTTCATCGGGCGGTGCAGCGGTAGCCGTGCAGGCAGGCTTGTGTATGATAGCCATTGGCAGCGATACGGGCGGTTCAGTAAGGCAGCCGGCCGATTATTGCGGAGTGGTAGGCCTCAAACCCAGTTATGGCCGCATTAGCCGCTATGGCCTTATTGCCTATGCCAGTTCTTTTGATTGCGTAGGTGTGTTGGGTCAATCGGTAGCTGATGTAGCCGCAGTATACGATGTGCTGGCTGGCCCCGATGGGTTGGACAGCACTGCTATGCAAGACCAGCCAACACCCGCTGTCACGGCATTGGGAACGGCACAAAAGCCATTGCGATTTGCGTGGTTGCAGCCCACTTTGGGCGAAACGAGTCCTGATGCGGAAATACAGTCCGCCATCCGCAACACTTTTGCGCAGCTGGAAGCAGCAGGACATACCGTGACCGCCGTGCCGTTTGATTTGATGGAATACATTGTGCCCACCTATTATGTGCTTACCACGGCGGAAGCTAGTAGCAACCTGGGTCGCTTCGATGGCATTCGCTACGGACATGCCGCCAAAGGCAATGCAGATGATTTAACAGCCTTTTACAAGCAGAACAGAAGTGAAGGTTTTGGTACCGAAGTAAAGCGCCGGATTATGCTGGGCACTTTTGTATTGAGTGCCGGTTATTTCGATGCCTATTTTACCAAAGCCCAGCAGGTGCGTGCCAAAATTGTTGCAGAAACGTCGCTGATTTTCAGTGCGTTTGATGCCATTCTGATGCCTGTAAGCCCAACAATAGCGCCATTATTGGGAGAGCTCAATCAAGATCCGGTGAGCATGTATCTGGCAGATATCTATACAGTTTTCGCCAATCTGGCGGGCATTCCTGGTTTGGCTTTGCCGCTGTATAAACACAGCAATGGCATGCCCTTTGGTTTGCAAGTGTTGTGCAACCGGGGCGAAGAAGTACTTTTGCACCGCATTGGCGCTTACCTTGAAGCCAGCTTCAAAAGCAATTAA
- a CDS encoding Sec-independent protein translocase subunit TatA/TatB: MLSTLLLSMPGGSEWILIVLAVLILFGGRKIPEFMRGLGRGIREFNDAKSNVKKEIEDGMNEKEKKAEA, from the coding sequence ATGTTGTCAACTTTGCTGTTAAGCATGCCCGGCGGAAGTGAGTGGATCCTTATTGTGCTGGCTGTACTCATCCTTTTTGGTGGCCGTAAGATCCCCGAGTTTATGCGTGGTTTGGGCCGCGGTATCCGTGAGTTCAACGATGCCAAATCAAACGTGAAAAAAGAAATTGAAGATGGCATGAATGAAAAAGAGAAAAAAGCCGAAGCTTAA
- the rplS gene encoding 50S ribosomal protein L19, which translates to MNQQAINFVHEQMTTANELPKFKAGDNITVNYKVVEGAKTRIQSFKGDVIKRQGTGATASFTVRKVSDGVGVERTFPVVSPHIESVVLNKVGKVRRARLFYLRERSGKSARIKEKRYSAE; encoded by the coding sequence ATGAACCAGCAGGCAATCAACTTCGTACACGAGCAAATGACTACCGCCAATGAACTTCCTAAGTTCAAGGCTGGAGATAATATTACCGTTAACTACAAAGTAGTTGAAGGTGCAAAAACACGTATCCAGAGCTTCAAAGGTGATGTAATCAAGCGTCAGGGCACTGGAGCTACTGCAAGCTTCACTGTTCGTAAAGTAAGCGACGGTGTAGGTGTAGAGCGTACCTTCCCTGTAGTAAGCCCTCACATTGAGAGTGTTGTACTGAACAAAGTTGGTAAAGTACGTCGTGCCCGTTTGTTCTACCTGCGTGAACGCAGCGGTAAGAGTGCACGTATCAAAGAAAAACGCTACTCTGCAGAATAA
- a CDS encoding tetratricopeptide repeat protein, producing the protein MKKNILLAMVLMATTQAFAQTKTDSTQQQQEYMNMYRRSLDYDDMSSAAYALTGYLMHGGAAQFKDTLAVVYYRLGNLNGAYKMANEINQANPKDITALTLLADITGRAGDTKASLDWYEKLCALSPEPYNFYQLATRQFLLERIGECKASLNKVVADSAKARQDKVSLEISAGNNEAVPVIAAAYNMLGALAFREKDTAAAKKYYALAVKEHPSFVIANQNLQSLNAPAVKPAAGKPAAKPKNQ; encoded by the coding sequence ATGAAAAAGAATATCCTGCTTGCGATGGTGCTGATGGCTACTACGCAGGCATTCGCCCAAACCAAAACCGATAGTACCCAACAGCAACAGGAATACATGAATATGTACCGCCGGTCGTTGGATTATGACGATATGAGCAGTGCTGCCTATGCCCTCACTGGCTACCTGATGCATGGCGGTGCAGCACAGTTTAAAGACACACTGGCTGTAGTGTATTATCGTTTGGGCAACCTCAACGGCGCCTACAAAATGGCCAACGAGATTAATCAGGCTAATCCCAAAGACATTACAGCACTCACATTGCTGGCAGATATTACCGGTCGTGCCGGCGATACCAAAGCCAGCCTCGACTGGTATGAAAAGTTGTGTGCATTGTCGCCAGAGCCGTACAATTTTTACCAGCTGGCTACCCGCCAGTTTTTGCTGGAACGAATAGGCGAGTGCAAAGCCTCGCTGAATAAAGTGGTTGCAGATTCCGCCAAAGCCCGACAAGATAAAGTGTCACTCGAAATAAGCGCTGGCAACAATGAAGCTGTGCCGGTGATAGCAGCTGCCTACAACATGCTGGGAGCCCTGGCCTTTAGAGAAAAGGATACAGCCGCTGCCAAAAAGTATTATGCGTTGGCCGTAAAAGAACACCCATCGTTTGTTATTGCCAATCAAAATTTGCAAAGCCTGAATGCTCCGGCTGTAAAACCTGCAGCGGGTAAGCCAGCCGCTAAGCCAAAAAATCAATGA
- a CDS encoding Dabb family protein, with amino-acid sequence MIIHHVFFWLKEPDNVAHAAQLRQGLHTLAAIPQVKQLLVGGPASTEKRPVVDSSYQVSELMYFNSLEDQAVYQEHPIHQAFVQQCSHLWSKVLVYDMAVNQ; translated from the coding sequence ATGATTATTCATCACGTTTTCTTTTGGCTCAAAGAGCCAGATAATGTTGCTCATGCTGCCCAATTGAGACAAGGTTTGCATACGTTGGCAGCCATTCCGCAGGTAAAACAATTGCTGGTGGGCGGTCCGGCTTCTACCGAAAAACGCCCTGTTGTAGACAGTAGTTATCAGGTATCAGAACTCATGTATTTCAACAGCCTCGAAGATCAGGCTGTCTATCAGGAGCATCCTATACATCAGGCATTTGTGCAGCAGTGCAGCCATTTGTGGAGCAAAGTGCTGGTGTACGATATGGCCGTCAATCAATAG
- a CDS encoding LytR/AlgR family response regulator transcription factor, giving the protein MINAAIIDDEFHGINALSRLLQKHCPEINLLFTTQQPEEASHLLNQHQPDLVFLDIDMPRLNGIALLQQLSNIPFKVIFTTAYDQYAIQAIRMNALDYLLKPIDKTELRNAVDQYLQFQQHTSPVQVASLQRMQQGHTIDTLAVTTGQGLSFVKLEEIVVLEAISCYTQIVLQDGKKLLVSKTLALFEETLQHQPQFFRAHKSYMVNVKAVVQYIRGEGGELLLRNGMRIALSRQKKQEFLALFTKI; this is encoded by the coding sequence ATGATTAACGCAGCTATTATTGACGACGAATTCCATGGCATCAATGCATTGTCTCGATTGTTGCAAAAGCATTGTCCTGAAATAAACCTGTTGTTTACCACACAACAACCGGAAGAGGCCTCACATTTGCTCAATCAACATCAACCTGATTTAGTGTTTTTGGATATCGATATGCCCAGGCTGAATGGCATTGCTTTATTGCAGCAACTGAGCAATATTCCCTTCAAAGTTATTTTTACCACGGCCTACGATCAGTATGCCATTCAGGCCATCCGCATGAATGCATTGGATTATCTGCTCAAGCCCATTGACAAAACAGAATTGCGCAATGCTGTGGATCAGTACCTGCAGTTTCAGCAGCATACCAGTCCTGTGCAAGTGGCTTCGTTGCAGCGCATGCAGCAAGGGCACACTATTGATACGCTGGCTGTAACCACCGGCCAGGGCCTGAGTTTTGTGAAGCTGGAAGAAATAGTAGTGCTGGAAGCAATTAGTTGCTACACCCAAATTGTACTGCAGGATGGGAAGAAATTATTAGTGAGTAAAACACTGGCTTTATTTGAGGAAACCCTGCAGCATCAGCCACAGTTTTTTAGGGCACACAAATCGTACATGGTGAATGTAAAGGCCGTGGTTCAATACATTCGAGGTGAAGGTGGCGAATTGCTGTTACGCAATGGAATGCGCATAGCACTGAGCCGGCAAAAGAAACAGGAGTTTCTGGCGCTGTTTACCAAAATTTAA
- a CDS encoding sensor histidine kinase, which translates to MAESPSGEVYVGSKNGIYVVQEGADAVKALSDVPATNIFKLQFDKNGQLWATTATGIWCRLAIGNWWQLNTANSAVPNDYMDGYFEKDSLGNLYAGANKWHVDFNPSALIAARPIPIIDVDAAMVNGEIFLPEAQMLSLPAGTTTFTLLVNNLNFDGSPGSELWYRLQHESDTGWHRVGEGKILFANLGPGRYTLDIRGPIDLVTAPYTCTVAIAAFWYQQWWFYACCVIIGALLLFWLVWRQMRQQRTVALHEKQLKEAQMQALRTQMNPHFVFNSLNSINSFILDQKTDEASEYLTTFSKLLRNTLELTRNNTVKLDRELAALQLYIDLEKTRVPHFDYRISIGETVQPDMIEVPPLILQPFVENAIWHGLGNKKETGHLHINVQLCEPSVALITIADDGIGRAATQHIQKSHTSLGIEITEHRLKMQNAANQVLYEDLYSNGKAAGTMVKLYLHLH; encoded by the coding sequence ATGGCCGAATCGCCAAGTGGAGAGGTGTACGTGGGGTCAAAAAATGGCATCTATGTTGTACAAGAAGGTGCCGATGCAGTGAAAGCCTTATCGGATGTGCCTGCTACCAACATTTTCAAATTGCAGTTTGATAAAAACGGCCAATTGTGGGCAACCACCGCCACTGGTATATGGTGCCGCTTAGCTATAGGCAATTGGTGGCAGCTGAACACCGCCAATAGCGCTGTACCCAATGATTATATGGATGGCTATTTTGAAAAAGATAGTTTGGGCAATCTGTATGCAGGTGCTAATAAGTGGCATGTTGATTTCAATCCTTCAGCCTTGATTGCCGCCAGGCCCATCCCCATCATTGATGTGGATGCAGCCATGGTGAATGGTGAAATTTTTTTACCTGAAGCACAAATGCTGTCGCTGCCGGCTGGCACAACTACCTTTACGTTATTGGTCAACAATCTCAATTTCGATGGCTCGCCAGGCAGTGAATTGTGGTATCGCTTGCAGCATGAATCTGATACGGGCTGGCACAGAGTGGGAGAGGGAAAAATATTGTTCGCCAATCTGGGTCCAGGACGGTACACCCTCGATATTCGAGGGCCCATCGATTTGGTGACAGCGCCATACACCTGTACTGTAGCCATTGCCGCTTTCTGGTATCAACAATGGTGGTTTTATGCATGCTGCGTGATAATTGGGGCGTTGTTGTTGTTTTGGTTGGTCTGGCGGCAGATGCGTCAGCAACGTACCGTGGCCTTGCACGAAAAGCAATTGAAAGAAGCACAAATGCAGGCACTACGTACGCAAATGAATCCACACTTTGTATTCAATAGTTTGAATAGCATCAACAGTTTTATACTCGATCAAAAAACAGATGAAGCCAGCGAATACCTGACCACCTTTAGCAAACTACTGCGCAATACATTGGAACTAACCCGAAACAATACGGTAAAGCTGGACCGCGAATTGGCTGCACTGCAACTCTATATCGATTTGGAAAAAACAAGAGTGCCGCATTTTGATTATCGGATAAGCATCGGTGAAACTGTACAGCCCGATATGATAGAAGTGCCTCCACTGATATTACAACCCTTTGTAGAAAATGCGATTTGGCATGGATTGGGCAACAAAAAGGAAACTGGACATTTACACATCAATGTTCAGCTGTGTGAGCCAAGCGTAGCATTAATTACCATTGCAGACGACGGTATTGGAAGGGCTGCCACACAGCATATACAAAAATCACATACATCGCTGGGTATCGAGATTACAGAACATCGGTTGAAAATGCAGAACGCAGCAAACCAAGTGTTGTACGAAGATTTGTACAGCAACGGAAAAGCAGCAGGCACCATGGTAAAACTCTATTTACACCTACACTAA
- a CDS encoding ligand-binding sensor domain-containing protein, translating into MARYLFLLLLAAMLQQVAAQPFPWPVFTSYTQSSGLPSATVQGLARDERGYLWAATPAGLARFNGRRFEPILLTDSSGRPVEQEIKNIVLDHQQRLWVLLPNELGWVNHRTLRYTRVSSCVYRAISKDAKGNVHAFTQDSMFIFIDRTVLSKQTGMPFDGMKPFGKSRHLFWSGNTLLLADSDWRISQILSIAQDNQPEPVTIRDVWVYAPDKVFIASYGKGVLCFNPQTGTLQPLPGFKGRSTCKSLTMWKDLQGKQWLLAAADRQWWMIDPESLAYHILQHQPGDVHGFPFANQSLLVYTDAQGIVWTGNEDGIAAIEPFRQQMHRLNFSSAVRWGGKPVFDGLAMSLSIKSDGYRVGGWYSKGWHWFDAAWAHQQSVQQLHGSHQLLWQGVYGQYWQQPDTWWLSSDSGLLRKSDGQTTAYFPPGAKHADDFILRNISRYNDSLLMVCGRKGIFIFNTASQQFQQSYWANGSGESGLPDANVVASYLSSSGHLYASTSKGWFRKKETAIGFSYC; encoded by the coding sequence TTGGCACGATATCTTTTTCTACTCTTGCTGGCAGCAATGTTGCAGCAAGTGGCGGCGCAGCCTTTTCCATGGCCGGTATTTACCAGCTATACCCAAAGCAGCGGGTTGCCATCGGCTACCGTACAGGGTTTGGCAAGAGATGAAAGGGGCTACTTGTGGGCTGCTACGCCTGCTGGTTTGGCTCGTTTCAATGGCCGTCGTTTTGAACCCATTTTACTTACAGACAGCAGTGGGCGACCGGTAGAGCAAGAAATAAAAAACATTGTACTGGATCATCAGCAACGGCTCTGGGTATTGCTACCCAATGAGCTGGGTTGGGTCAATCATCGTACACTTCGGTACACCCGTGTTAGCAGTTGTGTGTACAGGGCTATCAGTAAAGATGCAAAAGGGAACGTACATGCATTTACGCAAGACAGTATGTTTATTTTTATAGACAGAACTGTTTTGTCAAAGCAAACAGGTATGCCCTTTGATGGCATGAAGCCTTTCGGCAAAAGCCGGCATTTATTTTGGTCGGGCAATACACTCCTGTTGGCAGATAGCGATTGGCGCATTAGTCAAATACTGTCTATTGCACAGGACAATCAGCCGGAGCCGGTTACCATTCGGGATGTATGGGTATATGCGCCGGATAAAGTTTTTATTGCGAGTTATGGAAAAGGCGTGTTATGCTTCAATCCGCAAACGGGCACCTTGCAACCGCTACCTGGTTTCAAAGGGCGGAGTACCTGCAAAAGCCTGACCATGTGGAAAGACTTGCAGGGTAAGCAGTGGCTGCTGGCAGCTGCCGACCGGCAATGGTGGATGATAGATCCTGAATCTCTTGCCTATCACATCTTACAGCATCAACCCGGCGATGTACACGGCTTTCCTTTTGCCAACCAGAGCTTACTGGTGTATACAGATGCGCAAGGCATTGTTTGGACAGGGAATGAAGATGGCATTGCCGCCATCGAACCATTTCGGCAACAAATGCACCGGTTGAATTTTAGCAGTGCAGTACGATGGGGTGGCAAGCCTGTATTTGATGGTTTGGCAATGAGCTTGTCAATAAAATCCGATGGCTATCGGGTAGGCGGTTGGTACAGCAAGGGCTGGCATTGGTTTGATGCCGCATGGGCGCATCAGCAATCGGTGCAGCAATTGCATGGTTCACATCAACTGTTGTGGCAAGGAGTATACGGCCAGTATTGGCAACAGCCTGATACTTGGTGGTTGTCATCCGATAGTGGCTTGCTGCGCAAAAGCGATGGACAAACAACCGCGTATTTTCCACCGGGTGCCAAGCATGCAGATGATTTTATTTTGCGCAATATCAGTCGGTATAATGATTCACTATTGATGGTTTGTGGCAGAAAGGGCATTTTCATATTTAATACAGCATCTCAACAGTTTCAGCAAAGCTATTGGGCAAATGGCAGTGGCGAAAGTGGACTGCCTGATGCGAATGTTGTGGCCAGTTACTTGTCGTCATCGGGCCATCTCTACGCCAGTACCAGTAAGGGTTGGTTTAGAAAAAAAGAAACAGCAATCGGTTTCAGCTACTGCTAA
- a CDS encoding amidohydrolase family protein codes for MVNAGFEKRILFGSDNMVWPQSIGVAIDNINDAPFLSPSQKRDILFNNAARFLRLSKEQIQQMHE; via the coding sequence ATGGTGAATGCGGGTTTTGAAAAGCGCATCCTGTTTGGCAGCGACAATATGGTATGGCCACAGAGCATTGGCGTTGCCATCGATAATATCAACGATGCTCCTTTTCTTTCGCCATCACAAAAAAGAGACATCCTATTCAACAACGCGGCCCGTTTTTTACGCTTGTCCAAAGAGCAAATTCAACAGATGCATGAGTAA
- a CDS encoding amidohydrolase family protein — translation MRLTLLLLCAIGVAITNAQPAKKLPIIDMHLHALAANDQGPAPMNIGAPFAHWGCHDPKQPYMQTIMQVFKNGDWTSHPLTSPLTDSALMVQTIAVLNQYNVYGVTSGEPHMVRRWKAAAPKRIINAVMWNYYDVQRVGLSVDSLQQLFQSSEFKVFGELGLQYEGISFSDSLVEPFLAMAEKLDIPVGVHVGPGPPGVIYMGANNYRARLHSATQLEEALVRHPNLRVYAMHAGWPMLDDMLATLYAHPQLYVDLGIIAYAVPKKSFTIISNEW, via the coding sequence ATGCGATTAACACTACTGCTGTTGTGTGCAATTGGCGTAGCAATAACGAATGCGCAGCCCGCCAAAAAACTGCCCATCATCGACATGCATTTACATGCATTAGCTGCCAATGATCAGGGCCCGGCACCCATGAATATCGGTGCGCCTTTTGCACACTGGGGCTGTCACGATCCGAAGCAGCCCTACATGCAAACCATCATGCAAGTATTCAAGAATGGCGATTGGACCAGCCATCCGCTTACTTCTCCCCTTACAGATTCTGCATTGATGGTACAAACCATTGCCGTACTTAACCAATACAATGTGTATGGCGTAACCAGCGGTGAGCCACACATGGTGCGGCGTTGGAAAGCCGCAGCACCAAAGCGCATCATCAATGCCGTGATGTGGAATTACTACGATGTGCAAAGGGTTGGGCTGTCGGTTGATTCGTTGCAACAGTTGTTTCAATCCAGTGAGTTCAAAGTGTTTGGCGAGTTGGGCCTTCAGTACGAAGGCATTTCTTTTAGTGACAGTCTGGTGGAGCCATTTTTAGCCATGGCAGAAAAACTGGATATACCCGTGGGCGTACATGTGGGCCCTGGTCCGCCCGGCGTTATTTACATGGGCGCAAATAATTACAGGGCAAGGTTGCACAGCGCTACGCAACTGGAAGAAGCATTGGTGCGGCATCCCAACCTTCGGGTGTATGCCATGCATGCCGGCTGGCCCATGCTCGATGATATGCTGGCTACTTTGTATGCGCATCCGCAACTCTATGTGGACTTGGGTATTATTGCCTATGCTGTACCCAAAAAGAGTTTTACCATTATCTCGAACGAATGGTGA
- a CDS encoding pentapeptide repeat-containing protein, which produces MSQWNELIEKQDWRGRIPFILRRTIKGKIWKRVKFREVDIYEHNFMDCQFLNCAFEHCRIGNNVTYDNCLWQNCSFSGQYSSLGSPAVYRNCRFVETKFKNGLWSNLVFDNCLFSGEFANVYWEGRWADSGKPNLQFSKCDMQAATFKNVTIKNGLTLDSILLPKTGLRLFDNNNEAFTNALLKGVEAAQDDARISLKVMADFAEGQHPVLYDDTHLDHHPGIRGTDSREAFESIAKAFELRR; this is translated from the coding sequence ATGTCACAATGGAACGAACTGATTGAAAAGCAAGACTGGCGTGGAAGAATCCCATTCATATTACGCCGTACAATTAAGGGAAAGATCTGGAAGCGAGTTAAGTTTCGTGAAGTTGACATATACGAACACAACTTTATGGACTGCCAGTTTTTGAATTGCGCTTTTGAGCACTGTAGAATTGGCAATAATGTGACCTACGATAATTGCCTGTGGCAAAATTGTTCATTTTCGGGTCAATATTCATCATTGGGTTCTCCTGCTGTTTACAGGAATTGTCGCTTTGTAGAAACAAAATTCAAAAACGGACTCTGGTCAAATCTCGTTTTCGATAATTGTTTGTTTTCAGGTGAGTTTGCAAATGTTTATTGGGAAGGCCGATGGGCGGACAGTGGTAAACCAAATCTTCAGTTCTCGAAATGTGATATGCAAGCGGCTACATTCAAAAATGTAACTATCAAAAATGGGCTAACGCTTGACAGTATCCTATTGCCAAAAACTGGGCTACGCCTATTTGATAATAACAATGAAGCGTTCACAAATGCACTCTTGAAAGGAGTTGAAGCTGCACAAGACGATGCAAGAATTTCCCTTAAAGTCATGGCCGATTTTGCCGAAGGCCAACATCCTGTTTTATATGACGATACACATTTAGACCACCATCCCGGCATCAGAGGTACAGATTCGAGAGAGGCGTTTGAGTCAATTGCAAAGGCATTTGAGCTGAGAAGATAA